A single region of the Triticum dicoccoides isolate Atlit2015 ecotype Zavitan chromosome 2B, WEW_v2.0, whole genome shotgun sequence genome encodes:
- the LOC119367580 gene encoding uncharacterized protein LOC119367580, whose translation MEGLIPFVIDAIRKSHQRDSYRCASSDGSSHGGSGSRRHLIDYRELPAGAADVDANRHQGPWSEFIQAPTDVRRSEEPAAAVVAGSAYRWK comes from the coding sequence ATGGAAGGGCTGATCCCGTTCGTGATCGACGCGATCAGGAAGAGCCACCAGAGGGACAGCTACCGCTGCGCCTCGTCGGACGGCAGCTCCcacggcggcagcggcagcaggcggCACCTCATAGACTACCGGGAGCTGCCGGCCGGCGCGGCCGACGTCGACGCCAACCGCCACCAAGGCCCATGGTCGGAGTTTATCCAGGCGCCGACCGACGTGCGTCGCTCGGAGGAGCCGGCCGCCGCCGTGGTCGCCGGGTCGGCTTATCGCTGGAAATGA
- the LOC119363156 gene encoding eukaryotic peptide chain release factor subunit 1-3-like encodes MSESQETDRNIEIWKIKKLIKALESARGNGTSMISLIMPPRDQVSRVAKMLGDEYGTASNIKSRVNRQSVLGAITSAQQRLKLYNRVPPNGLVLYTGTIVTDDGKEKKVTIDFEPFKPINVSLYLCDNKFHTEALNELLESDDKFGFIVMDGNGTLFGTLSGNTREVLHKFTVDLPKKHGRGGQSALRFARLRMEKRHNYVRKTAELATQFFINPATSQPNVSGLILAGSADFKTELSQSDMFDQRLQAKILNVVDVSYGGENGFNQAIELSAEILANVKFIQEKKLIGKYFEEISQDTGKYVFGVDDTLKALEMGAVETLIVWENLDINRYSLKHSVSGEVIVKHLNKEQEADQSNFRDSETNAELEVQEKISLLEWFANEYKKFGCALEFVTNKSQEGSQFCRGFGGIGGLLRYQLDMRSFDEVSDDEGLYEDSD; translated from the coding sequence ATGTCTGAGAGCCAGGAAACTGATAGGAACATTGAAATCTGGAAGATTAAAAAGCTGATCAAGGCACTGGAGTCTGCTAGAGGCAATGGTACAAGCATGATCTCCCTTATTATGCCTCCACGCGATCAGGTTTCTCGAGTGGCGAAGATGTTAGGCGACGAGTATGGTACCGCTTCAAACATCAAGAGTAGAGTCAATCGTCAATCAGTTTTGGGTGCCATTACCTCAGCTCAGCAGAGGCTGAAGCTTTACAACAGAGTTCCTCCCAATGGTTTGGTTCTCTACACTGGAACCATTGTTACTGATGATGGAAAAGAAAAGAAGGTTACTATTGATTTTGAGCCATTCAAGCCTATAAATGTCTCACTTTACCTTTGTGATAACAAGTTCCACACTGAGGCTTTAAATGAGCTGTTGGAATCTGATGACAAGTTCGGCTTCATTGTTATGGATGGTAATGGTACACTTTTTGGCACACTAAGTGGAAATACACGTGAGGTGCTTCACAAATTTACTGTTGATCTCCCAAAGAAGCATGGTAGAGGAGGGCAGTCTGCTCTACGTTTTGCTCGTCTTCGGATGGAAAAACGTCATAACTATGTCCGAAAAACTGCTGAGCTTGCTACTCAGTTTTTTATTAACCCAGCTACAAGTCAGCCTAATGTTTCTGGACTAATTCTTGCTGGTTCTGCTGATTTCAAGACAGAGCTGAGCCAGTCTGATATGTTTGACCAGAGACTTCAAGCCAAGATACTTAATGTGGTTGATGTTTCCTATGGTGGTGAGAATGGTTTCAACCAAGCAATTGAGTTGTCAGCTGAGATTCTAGCAAATGTGAAGTTCATACAAGAGAAGAAGTTAATTGGCAAGTACTTTGAAGAGATCAGTCAAGATACTGGGAAATATGTTTTCGGTGTTGATGACACTCTGAAGGCTCTTGAAATGGGTGCTGTTGAGACTCTGATAGTGTGGGAGAATCTTGATATCAACAGATATTCGCTGAAGCACAGTGTCTCTGGGGAGGTCATTGTCAAACATTTGAACAAGGAGCAGGAAGCGGATCAGAGCAATTTCCGTGATAGTGAGACTAATGCCGAGTTGGAGGTTCAGGAAAAGATCTCTTTGTTGGAGTGGTTTGCTAATGAATACAAGAAGTTTGGCTGCGCGCTCGAGTTTGTCACTAACAAGTCGCAAGAGGGATCACAGTTCTGTAGAGGATTTGGTGGTATTGGTGGTCTGCTACGCTATCAGCTAGATATGCGGTCTTTTGACGAGGTTTCAGACGATGAAGGTTTGTATGAAGACTCTGATTAG